In the Synechococcus sp. Nb3U1 genome, one interval contains:
- the lysS gene encoding lysine--tRNA ligase, translated as MSTPSSSSEAAQRSARLEKVQHLQEQGIPPYAYSFAVTDLAGDLQEKFADLEPGADREDVQVAVAGRIRARRVMGKLAFFTLQDRSGSIQLYLEKKRLTERMGEMAFKNLDKLIDSGDWIGAKGCLKRTEKGELSVWVDEYQVLTKALLPLPDKWHGLRDVEKRYRQRYVDLIVNPEVKQTLIDRAKTIQSLRQTLESQGFLEIETPVLQLIPGGAEARPFVTYHNVLNLDLYLRIATELHLKRLVVGGIERVYEIGRIFRNEGISTRHNPEFTSLEVYQAFADYHTMMELTETLICNAAQSVRGSLHLTYQGEAINLTPPWRRVTMQELVEEATGIPIDMETGSTTALLPALKKLGIPDLSGQDSPGKLLVKAFEHCCESQLRQPTFVLDYPVEVSPLTKPHRSKPGLVERFELFIVGRETANAYSELTDPLDQRQRLEAQAALKAAGDEEAHFLDEDFLTALEYGLPPTGGMGMGIDRLVMLLCDAPSIRDVIAFPLLRPEAAEGADEAQ; from the coding sequence ATGTCCACCCCATCCAGCAGCAGCGAAGCCGCCCAACGTTCCGCCCGTTTGGAAAAAGTCCAACATCTCCAGGAGCAAGGGATCCCTCCCTATGCCTATTCGTTCGCGGTTACCGATTTGGCGGGGGACTTGCAAGAGAAATTTGCTGATCTCGAGCCGGGTGCTGACCGAGAAGATGTGCAGGTGGCTGTGGCCGGGCGGATTCGGGCGCGGCGGGTCATGGGCAAACTGGCTTTTTTCACCCTCCAGGATCGCTCCGGCAGCATCCAGCTCTATTTGGAGAAAAAACGGCTGACAGAGCGGATGGGGGAGATGGCCTTCAAGAATTTGGATAAGCTCATCGACTCCGGCGACTGGATCGGGGCTAAGGGCTGCCTGAAGCGTACTGAAAAGGGGGAACTATCGGTATGGGTGGATGAGTATCAAGTGCTCACCAAAGCCCTGTTGCCCCTACCGGATAAGTGGCATGGCCTGCGGGATGTGGAAAAGCGCTACCGCCAGCGCTACGTGGATTTAATCGTCAACCCCGAGGTGAAGCAAACCCTGATTGATCGGGCCAAAACCATTCAATCATTGCGACAAACCTTAGAAAGTCAAGGGTTTTTGGAGATCGAAACCCCCGTGTTGCAGTTGATTCCTGGTGGGGCAGAGGCACGGCCTTTTGTGACCTACCACAATGTCCTGAACTTGGATCTGTACCTGCGCATCGCCACGGAACTGCACCTGAAACGCCTAGTGGTGGGGGGCATCGAGCGGGTCTACGAGATCGGGCGCATTTTCCGCAATGAGGGCATTTCCACCCGTCATAACCCAGAGTTCACCTCTTTGGAGGTGTATCAAGCTTTCGCCGACTACCACACCATGATGGAGCTGACGGAGACCCTGATCTGCAACGCTGCCCAAAGCGTGCGGGGATCCCTGCACCTGACTTACCAAGGGGAAGCCATTAACCTCACTCCCCCCTGGCGACGGGTGACGATGCAGGAGCTGGTGGAAGAGGCAACTGGGATCCCTATAGACATGGAAACCGGATCCACTACTGCTCTGCTGCCTGCCCTGAAAAAATTGGGGATCCCCGATCTCTCTGGGCAGGACTCCCCCGGCAAGCTGCTGGTGAAAGCCTTCGAGCACTGTTGTGAAAGCCAGTTGCGCCAGCCCACCTTTGTCTTGGACTATCCAGTCGAAGTATCTCCCCTAACCAAACCCCACCGCAGCAAACCGGGGTTGGTGGAGCGCTTTGAGCTGTTTATCGTCGGGCGAGAGACGGCCAATGCCTACTCGGAGCTGACGGATCCGCTGGATCAACGGCAACGGCTTGAGGCACAAGCAGCCCTGAAAGCAGCCGGGGATGAAGAGGCCCATTTTCTGGACGAAGACTTCCTCACCGCTCTGGAATACGGCCTACCTCCTACGGGCGGCATGGGCATGGGGATCGACCGGCTGGTGATGCTCTTGTGTGATGCCCCTAGCATTCGGGATGTGATCGCTTTTCCGTTGCTGCGGCCAGAGGCTGCTGAAGGAGCCGATGAAGCCCAATAG
- a CDS encoding type I restriction-modification system subunit M N-terminal domain-containing protein: MAKRKNNACTANTTGATVGYEAQLWQVADALRGSMDAAEYKHVVLGLIFLKYISDAFEEQYAKLEADRAQGADQEDPDEYQADNIFWVPKEAR, translated from the coding sequence TTGGCCAAGCGAAAGAACAACGCATGCACTGCAAACACCACGGGCGCCACCGTCGGTTACGAGGCCCAGCTCTGGCAGGTGGCCGACGCGCTGCGCGGCAGCATGGACGCCGCCGAGTACAAGCACGTCGTCCTGGGCCTGATCTTCCTCAAATACATCTCGGATGCCTTCGAAGAACAATATGCGAAGCTCGAAGCGGACCGAGCCCAGGGAGCCGACCAGGAAGACCCCGACGAGTACCAGGCCGACAACATATTTTGGGTGCCCAAAGAGGCGCGCTGA